In one Nocardioides sp. NBC_00368 genomic region, the following are encoded:
- a CDS encoding NuoB/complex I 20 kDa subunit family protein, with amino-acid sequence MGLEEKLPSGVLLTTVEGLAGYFRKASLWPATFGLACCAIEMMTSGGPKYDLARYGMEVFRASPRQADLMIVAGRVSQKMAPVLRQIYDQMPEPKWVLAMGVCASSGGMFNNYAIVQGVDHIVPVDMYLPGCPPRPEMLIDAILKLHDKIQGGSLGVNAEREEVAAEAVALRQLPLIDQTGLLR; translated from the coding sequence ATGGGTCTCGAAGAAAAGCTTCCGAGCGGGGTTCTGCTCACGACCGTCGAGGGCCTGGCGGGCTACTTCCGCAAGGCGAGCCTGTGGCCGGCGACGTTCGGGCTGGCCTGCTGCGCCATCGAGATGATGACCAGCGGTGGCCCGAAGTACGACCTCGCCCGTTACGGCATGGAGGTCTTCCGGGCGAGTCCCCGACAGGCCGACCTGATGATCGTGGCCGGCCGGGTGAGCCAGAAGATGGCGCCGGTGCTGCGGCAGATCTACGACCAGATGCCCGAGCCTAAGTGGGTGCTCGCGATGGGCGTCTGCGCCAGCAGCGGCGGGATGTTCAACAACTACGCGATCGTCCAGGGCGTCGACCACATCGTGCCCGTCGACATGTATCTCCCCGGCTGCCCGCCGCGCCCCGAGATGCTGATCGACGCGATCCTCAAGCTCCACGACAAGATCCAGGGCGGCTCGCTGGGCGTCAACGCCGAGCGCGAGGAGGTCGCGGCCGAGGCCGTGGCCCTGCGCCAGCTGCCGCTGATCGACCAGACGGGACTCCTGCGGTGA
- a CDS encoding NADH-quinone oxidoreductase subunit A produces MELYVPVLALAGLATLFAVGSVIMSSVVGPSRANQAKADPYECGIEATPQALGGRFPVKYYITAMLFIIFDIEIIFLYPWAVRFDAMGWFGLAEMGLFLLTVFVAYAYVWRRGGLDWD; encoded by the coding sequence ATGGAGCTCTACGTGCCGGTGCTCGCGTTGGCGGGACTGGCGACGCTCTTCGCGGTCGGTTCGGTGATCATGAGCTCGGTCGTGGGACCGAGCCGTGCCAACCAGGCCAAGGCGGATCCCTACGAGTGCGGGATCGAGGCCACGCCGCAGGCGTTGGGCGGTCGTTTCCCGGTGAAGTACTACATCACCGCGATGCTCTTCATCATCTTCGACATCGAGATCATCTTCCTCTACCCGTGGGCCGTCAGGTTCGACGCGATGGGGTGGTTCGGCCTCGCGGAGATGGGCCTGTTCCTGCTGACCGTCTTTGTCGCGTACGCCTATGTGTGGCGTCGCGGTGGATTGGACTGGGACTGA
- a CDS encoding HD domain-containing protein: MDDVAADLITDLNPLPDEIGGRLRAQLEFIAEADRLKTILRASPLAAADRRENDAEHSWHLALMVLLLAEYADEPIDVGHAIKLVIIHDMVEIYAGDSPVFDAAAVVDQVERELAAADRLFTMLPPDQAGEIRALWDEFEAAQTPEARFCKAMDRLEPMLLNWLNRGGTWSMPGATEARVRAREAGVVAASTTLGAATDAIVRAGLAKGWIRPDPD; encoded by the coding sequence ATGGATGACGTGGCAGCCGACCTGATCACCGACCTGAACCCCCTCCCGGACGAGATCGGCGGAAGGCTGCGAGCCCAGCTGGAGTTCATCGCGGAGGCCGACAGGCTCAAGACGATCCTGCGCGCCTCCCCGCTGGCCGCGGCCGACCGTCGTGAGAACGACGCCGAGCACTCCTGGCACCTGGCGCTGATGGTGCTGCTGCTGGCTGAGTACGCCGACGAGCCGATCGACGTCGGGCATGCGATCAAGCTGGTGATCATCCACGACATGGTCGAGATCTACGCCGGCGACAGCCCCGTCTTCGACGCCGCGGCGGTCGTCGACCAGGTCGAGCGTGAGCTGGCCGCCGCCGACCGGCTCTTCACGATGCTGCCGCCGGACCAGGCGGGGGAGATCCGGGCGCTCTGGGACGAGTTCGAGGCCGCTCAGACTCCCGAGGCGCGCTTCTGCAAGGCGATGGACCGGCTCGAGCCGATGCTCCTCAACTGGCTCAACCGCGGTGGCACCTGGAGCATGCCGGGTGCCACCGAGGCCCGCGTACGCGCCCGTGAGGCCGGCGTCGTCGCCGCCTCGACGACTCTCGGTGCGGCCACCGACGCCATCGTCCGTGCGGGGCTCGCCAAGGGCTGGATCCGTCCCGATCCCGACTGA
- a CDS encoding ankyrin repeat domain-containing protein encodes MTTTLPWDGILMPREAYGPAAVKARDSLTDAAAQGDWRRALSQVRNDYTVGVNTWKIGGESMFTPLHHAAYLGAPRETVQELLSLGGVRSLPTAHGETPYQLAKRRGHDHLLDMLDPYFRPGTPLGDNLEAVNHHVNTTLAELTAEFRGDHQLRTFDVRLISEEGGPDEAWFTAPGMYGGIRIGMFWGRAHLEYNSRLGDSYAVVGPEGSAYVSRSKRALPLPTR; translated from the coding sequence ATGACCACGACGTTGCCATGGGACGGCATCTTGATGCCTCGCGAGGCCTACGGGCCCGCAGCGGTCAAGGCCAGGGACTCGCTCACCGACGCGGCCGCGCAGGGAGACTGGCGCCGCGCGCTCTCGCAGGTGCGCAACGACTACACCGTCGGCGTCAACACCTGGAAGATCGGCGGCGAGTCGATGTTCACGCCGCTCCACCACGCCGCCTACCTCGGAGCACCACGGGAGACGGTCCAGGAGCTGCTCTCGCTGGGCGGTGTCCGCTCGCTGCCGACTGCGCACGGCGAGACGCCCTACCAGCTCGCCAAGCGGCGCGGTCACGACCACCTGCTCGACATGCTCGACCCCTACTTCCGCCCCGGCACCCCGCTCGGTGACAACCTCGAGGCCGTCAACCACCACGTGAACACGACGCTGGCCGAGCTGACCGCCGAGTTCCGCGGCGACCACCAGCTGCGTACGTTCGACGTCCGGCTCATCTCCGAGGAGGGCGGCCCCGACGAGGCCTGGTTCACCGCTCCGGGGATGTACGGCGGCATCCGGATCGGCATGTTCTGGGGTCGCGCGCACCTGGAGTACAACTCCCGCCTGGGTGACTCCTACGCCGTCGTCGGCCCGGAGGGCTCGGCCTACGTGAGCCGCTCCAAGCGCGCCCTCCCCCTGCCCACCCGCTGA
- a CDS encoding demethylmenaquinone methyltransferase: MTRADLDKQPGDVRRMFDAVAKRYDITNDVLSLGQDRRWRREVIKAVDPKPGELVLDLAAGTGTSSQPFLDAGASVVPTDFSIGMLQVGKQAKPHLPFTAGDGTRLPYRDATFDAVTISFGLRNIVDPAAGLRELRRVTRPGGRIVVCEFSHPTWKPFRTLYVEYLMKALPPVARAVSSSPDAYVYLAESIRAWPDQAGLAEMLSSAGWQSPTWTNLSGGIVALHHATA; this comes from the coding sequence GTGACCCGAGCAGATCTGGACAAGCAGCCCGGCGACGTCCGTCGGATGTTCGACGCCGTGGCCAAGCGCTACGACATCACCAACGACGTGCTCTCGCTCGGCCAGGACCGGCGCTGGCGGCGTGAGGTGATCAAGGCCGTCGACCCCAAGCCGGGCGAGCTCGTGCTCGACCTGGCCGCCGGCACCGGCACCTCGTCCCAGCCGTTCCTGGACGCCGGCGCCTCCGTGGTGCCGACGGACTTCTCGATCGGGATGCTCCAGGTCGGCAAGCAGGCCAAGCCCCACCTGCCGTTCACGGCCGGCGACGGCACCCGGCTGCCCTACCGCGATGCGACCTTCGACGCGGTCACGATCTCGTTCGGGCTGCGCAACATCGTCGACCCGGCGGCCGGCCTGCGCGAGCTGCGCCGGGTCACCCGTCCCGGTGGCCGGATCGTGGTCTGCGAGTTCTCGCACCCGACCTGGAAGCCGTTCCGCACGCTCTACGTCGAATACCTGATGAAGGCTCTTCCTCCGGTAGCGCGCGCGGTATCGTCCTCCCCCGACGCGTACGTCTATCTCGCTGAGTCCATCCGGGCGTGGCCAGACCAGGCAGGTCTCGCCGAGATGCTCTCCTCAGCGGGTTGGCAGTCGCCGACCTGGACGAATCTCTCGGGTGGAATCGTCGCACTTCATCACGCAACCGCTTGA
- a CDS encoding isochorismate synthase yields the protein MSESEQRSLVATTVALDAGSETLDDLLALLPARRRVLSWVRHGEGLVGWGTAAEIRTSGPERFAHAAKWFEELAAVSTVSDPVGEPGTGLVGFGSFAFADLPGFSVLKVPAVVVGKRGDTAWVTTVGPAATPPPALAPAPDPEAPRDVVFADAYVDGEHWMRIVADAVSRLQHGDLDKVVLARDLLAAANAPIDIRAVLRRLADAYPTCWTFHVDDLFGATPELLVRRERGLVTSRVLAGTIWPTGEEDFDHALAASLAESSKNLEEHEYAARSVADALEPHCSSMNVPDAPFVLKLPNVMHLATDITGVASDGVSSLDLAAALHPSAAVGGTPREDAVALIAEIESMERARYAGPVGWMDASGDGEWGIALRSAEMIDDRTARLFAGCGIVAGSDPETELAETQAKFVPIRDALS from the coding sequence GTGAGTGAGTCTGAGCAGCGGTCATTGGTCGCGACCACCGTGGCGCTCGACGCCGGTTCGGAGACGCTCGACGACCTGCTCGCGCTGCTGCCCGCCCGCCGGCGCGTGCTGTCCTGGGTCCGCCACGGCGAGGGCCTGGTCGGCTGGGGCACCGCCGCCGAGATCCGTACGTCCGGACCGGAGCGCTTCGCGCACGCGGCGAAGTGGTTCGAGGAGCTGGCCGCCGTCTCGACGGTCTCCGATCCCGTGGGAGAGCCCGGCACCGGACTGGTCGGCTTCGGCTCCTTCGCCTTCGCAGACCTTCCGGGATTCTCCGTGCTCAAGGTGCCCGCGGTCGTCGTCGGCAAGCGCGGCGACACCGCCTGGGTGACGACCGTGGGACCGGCCGCCACGCCGCCTCCCGCGCTGGCTCCGGCGCCGGACCCTGAGGCGCCGCGCGACGTCGTCTTCGCCGATGCCTACGTCGACGGTGAGCACTGGATGCGGATCGTCGCCGACGCCGTCTCCCGGCTCCAGCACGGCGACCTCGACAAGGTCGTCCTCGCCCGCGACCTGCTGGCCGCGGCCAACGCACCGATCGACATCCGCGCCGTGCTGCGGCGGCTGGCCGATGCGTACCCGACGTGCTGGACGTTCCACGTCGACGACCTCTTCGGCGCGACCCCCGAGCTGCTCGTGCGCCGAGAGCGCGGCCTGGTCACCTCCCGCGTCCTGGCCGGCACGATCTGGCCCACCGGCGAGGAGGACTTCGACCATGCTCTCGCCGCCTCGCTGGCGGAGTCGTCGAAGAACCTCGAGGAGCACGAGTACGCCGCCAGGTCGGTCGCCGACGCCCTGGAACCGCACTGCTCCTCGATGAACGTGCCCGACGCGCCGTTCGTGCTCAAGCTCCCCAACGTGATGCACCTGGCCACCGACATCACCGGCGTGGCCAGCGACGGGGTGAGCTCGCTCGACCTGGCCGCCGCGCTGCACCCCTCGGCCGCGGTCGGCGGCACGCCGCGTGAGGACGCCGTCGCGCTCATCGCCGAGATCGAGTCGATGGAGCGCGCCCGCTACGCCGGGCCGGTCGGCTGGATGGACGCCTCCGGCGACGGCGAGTGGGGCATCGCGCTGCGCTCGGCAGAGATGATCGACGACCGCACCGCCCGCCTCTTCGCCGGGTGCGGCATCGTGGCCGGCTCCGACCCGGAGACCGAGCTGGCCGAGACCCAGGCCAAGTTCGTCCCGATCCGCGACGCACTGTCCTAA
- a CDS encoding MBL fold metallo-hydrolase, whose amino-acid sequence MRITKFGHSCVRIEHDGAVVVVDPGVFAQPEALDGATAVLITHEHPDHYSPALLEGSDAPVYTIGAVAAQIQKGAPAVHERTTVVKPGESFVAGLPVTAVNEKHAVIHADMPHFDNSGYLIQAGDTKIFHPGDALDGPGQAVDVLFLPVSAPWARSAELIDFAREVGASRTVAIHDRVYSEFGSGVFDTQAANLIPAERGYVRLADGADL is encoded by the coding sequence ATGAGGATCACGAAGTTCGGCCATTCCTGTGTCCGGATCGAGCACGACGGGGCGGTGGTGGTCGTCGACCCGGGCGTGTTCGCGCAGCCCGAGGCGCTGGACGGCGCGACGGCGGTGCTGATCACCCACGAGCACCCCGACCACTACAGCCCGGCGCTCCTCGAGGGCAGCGACGCACCCGTCTACACCATCGGCGCGGTCGCGGCACAGATCCAGAAGGGTGCTCCCGCGGTCCACGAGCGGACCACGGTGGTGAAGCCGGGCGAGTCCTTCGTCGCCGGGCTCCCGGTCACCGCGGTCAACGAGAAGCACGCGGTCATCCACGCCGACATGCCCCACTTCGACAACTCCGGCTACCTGATCCAGGCCGGGGACACCAAGATCTTCCACCCGGGCGACGCACTCGACGGTCCCGGCCAGGCCGTGGACGTACTCTTCCTGCCGGTCTCGGCGCCGTGGGCCCGATCGGCCGAGCTGATCGACTTCGCCCGCGAGGTCGGCGCCTCCCGGACCGTCGCGATCCACGACCGGGTCTACTCCGAGTTCGGCTCCGGGGTCTTCGACACCCAGGCGGCCAACCTGATCCCGGCCGAGCGCGGCTACGTACGTCTCGCGGACGGGGCCGACCTCTGA
- a CDS encoding YciI family protein yields the protein MALVAVLYAYNDLPDVRAEHLDAHRGFLASQDDLVLSGPTSDGSGLLVFEGDIATVEAVVDDDPFLAVGLIKERRIFEWTPVLGSWKSQLGL from the coding sequence ATGGCCCTCGTCGCAGTCCTGTACGCCTACAACGACCTCCCCGACGTACGCGCCGAGCACCTCGACGCCCATCGTGGGTTCCTGGCGAGCCAGGACGACCTGGTCCTCTCCGGCCCCACCTCCGACGGCTCCGGCCTGCTCGTCTTCGAGGGCGACATCGCCACGGTCGAGGCGGTCGTCGACGACGACCCGTTCCTCGCGGTCGGGCTGATCAAGGAGCGCCGGATCTTCGAGTGGACCCCGGTCCTCGGCTCCTGGAAGTCCCAGCTGGGCCTGTGA
- a CDS encoding GH25 family lysozyme, with protein MTALTAGLLLAISLSPTQSAAGAAEKEDRHLTQKARSHGVTLEHGAYVGWSTPGSHAEGGTPQEQPITAQASVAGIDVSGHQGNVDWAYWWGQGKRFAYIKATEGTYYRNSTYFPQQYNGSYNQGFIRGAYHFANPSDSGGAAQADYFVNNGGGWSADGKTLPGVLDIEYNPYSGGTCYGLSQASMRSWIAAFLDRYRYRTGRDAVIYTTTDWWTTCTGNTSQFASAHPLWIARYASTPGTLPAGWGYYTFWQYTSSPLDQNTFNGAYERLQALALG; from the coding sequence GTGACCGCGTTGACCGCCGGTCTCCTCCTCGCCATCTCCCTCTCCCCGACCCAGTCCGCCGCCGGCGCCGCCGAGAAGGAGGACCGACATCTCACCCAGAAGGCGAGGTCCCACGGGGTCACGTTGGAGCACGGGGCGTACGTCGGCTGGTCGACGCCCGGCTCGCACGCCGAGGGTGGCACCCCGCAGGAGCAGCCGATCACGGCCCAGGCGTCCGTGGCGGGCATCGACGTCTCCGGTCACCAGGGCAACGTCGACTGGGCCTACTGGTGGGGCCAGGGCAAGCGGTTCGCCTACATCAAGGCGACCGAGGGCACCTACTACCGCAACAGCACCTACTTCCCGCAGCAGTACAACGGCTCCTACAACCAGGGCTTCATCCGCGGCGCCTACCACTTTGCCAACCCCTCCGACTCCGGCGGTGCGGCGCAGGCCGACTACTTCGTCAACAACGGCGGCGGCTGGTCGGCCGACGGGAAGACGCTGCCGGGCGTGCTCGACATCGAGTACAACCCCTACAGCGGCGGCACCTGCTACGGCCTCTCGCAGGCGTCGATGCGCTCCTGGATCGCGGCCTTCCTGGACCGCTACCGCTATCGCACCGGCCGCGACGCGGTCATCTACACGACCACCGACTGGTGGACGACCTGCACCGGCAACACCTCGCAGTTCGCCAGCGCCCACCCGCTCTGGATCGCGCGCTACGCCAGCACGCCCGGCACCCTGCCGGCCGGATGGGGCTACTACACCTTCTGGCAGTACACCTCGTCACCGCTGGACCAGAACACGTTCAACGGCGCGTACGAACGCCTGCAGGCGCTCGCGCTGGGGTGA
- a CDS encoding ArsR/SmtB family transcription factor translates to MSEDRLSRVFAALADPTRRDLIARLSSADATVGELAAPYDVSLQAVSKHLKVLEDAGLVSRESRRAPVRLEAEVFDLMTKWIERYQQQAEERYRRLDALLAEMQEDQPAREPAREEDAS, encoded by the coding sequence ATGAGCGAGGACAGACTCTCCCGAGTCTTTGCGGCACTGGCGGACCCGACCCGGCGCGACCTGATCGCCCGGCTCTCGTCGGCCGACGCGACCGTCGGCGAGCTGGCGGCGCCCTACGACGTCAGCCTCCAGGCGGTCTCCAAGCACCTCAAGGTGCTCGAGGACGCCGGCCTGGTGAGCCGGGAGTCACGCCGCGCGCCCGTCCGCCTCGAAGCGGAGGTGTTCGACCTCATGACCAAATGGATCGAGCGATACCAACAGCAGGCCGAAGAGCGCTACCGACGCTTGGACGCGCTGCTCGCCGAGATGCAGGAAGACCAACCAGCCCGAGAACCAGCCCGAGAAGAGGACGCATCATGA
- a CDS encoding SRPBCC family protein, producing MTTTKHETTIEASKEAPTITIVREFDAPPELVFRAHADKELYAKWLGPRDVGMNITTWDFRTGGSWAYSAERDGDEFTQFFGSFHEVRENERIVQTFTWRGAPDGASLEYLTFEPLPGGRTRLTGLSVVESFETQAAIMASGMDKGVVQGYEQLDELLAELA from the coding sequence ATGACCACCACGAAGCACGAGACCACGATCGAGGCCTCCAAGGAGGCCCCGACGATCACCATCGTCCGCGAGTTCGACGCTCCCCCGGAGCTCGTCTTCCGCGCTCACGCCGACAAGGAGCTGTACGCCAAGTGGCTCGGCCCGCGCGACGTCGGTATGAACATCACCACGTGGGACTTCCGCACCGGCGGCTCGTGGGCCTACTCGGCCGAGCGCGACGGTGACGAGTTCACCCAGTTCTTCGGCAGCTTCCACGAGGTGCGCGAGAACGAGCGCATCGTGCAGACCTTCACCTGGCGCGGCGCGCCCGACGGAGCGTCGCTGGAATACCTCACCTTCGAGCCGCTCCCCGGCGGCCGCACCCGGCTGACCGGCCTCAGCGTCGTGGAGTCCTTCGAGACCCAGGCCGCCATCATGGCCAGCGGCATGGACAAGGGCGTGGTCCAGGGCTACGAGCAGCTCGACGAGCTCCTGGCGGAGCTGGCATGA
- a CDS encoding TIGR03086 family metal-binding protein: MTPAQQHAYDAGRFAELVGSASPSDWSRPSPVAEWTALDVVAHLVEWSRGFLNGSAGTDLTPLDVAADPVGAWKAHTADVQALFDDPADRMVSNPHMGDKPLDVALSEIYTPDIWMHSWDLSRALGRDFDLGAERSAAMLVGAAAMEDAMRASGQFGPRVEVPADASPQEQLLGFIGRDPYWRA; encoded by the coding sequence ATGACACCGGCTCAGCAGCACGCGTACGACGCGGGGCGGTTCGCCGAGCTCGTCGGCAGCGCCTCGCCGTCGGACTGGTCGCGACCCTCGCCCGTCGCGGAGTGGACGGCGCTCGACGTGGTCGCCCACCTGGTCGAATGGTCGCGAGGGTTCCTGAACGGATCCGCCGGGACCGACCTGACGCCGCTCGACGTCGCCGCGGACCCGGTCGGCGCCTGGAAGGCCCACACCGCCGACGTACAGGCCCTCTTCGACGACCCCGCCGACCGGATGGTCTCCAACCCGCACATGGGCGACAAGCCGCTCGACGTCGCGCTCTCGGAGATCTACACCCCCGACATCTGGATGCACTCCTGGGACCTGTCCCGGGCCCTCGGGCGCGACTTCGACCTCGGCGCCGAGCGCTCCGCGGCGATGCTGGTCGGCGCGGCCGCCATGGAGGACGCCATGCGCGCCTCGGGCCAGTTCGGTCCCCGGGTCGAGGTGCCTGCCGACGCCTCTCCCCAGGAGCAGCTCCTCGGCTTCATCGGCCGGGATCCGTACTGGCGGGCCTGA